In Balneola sp., one genomic interval encodes:
- the purE gene encoding 5-(carboxyamino)imidazole ribonucleotide mutase yields the protein MSNPIVGVVMGSDSDWPTMKEATEILDHFGVPYEKRVVSAHRTPDVMADYGKEARNRGIRIIIAGAGGAAHLPGMLASHTTLPVIGVPVKTTALGGVDSLYSIVQMPNGIPVATVAIGKAKNAGLLALRMLGMNDDSLTQKLETYHKEMAEESMKKTENLK from the coding sequence ATGAGTAATCCAATCGTCGGAGTAGTAATGGGCAGCGACAGTGACTGGCCCACCATGAAAGAAGCCACTGAAATTCTGGATCATTTTGGCGTGCCTTACGAGAAACGAGTGGTTTCAGCTCACCGCACCCCCGATGTTATGGCGGATTATGGAAAAGAAGCCCGAAATCGGGGAATCAGGATTATTATTGCCGGAGCCGGAGGAGCTGCCCACCTTCCGGGGATGCTAGCTAGCCATACAACCCTGCCTGTTATCGGCGTACCGGTTAAAACAACGGCTCTTGGCGGCGTTGACAGTCTTTACTCTATCGTCCAAATGCCCAATGGTATTCCTGTAGCTACAGTTGCTATTGGTAAGGCTAAGAATGCCGGTTTACTTGCTCTTCGAATGTTAGGTATGAATGATGATAGTCTCACCCAGAAGCTGGAAACTTATCACAAAGAAATGGCTGAAGAGTCGATGAAAAAGACAGAAAACCTGAAATAG
- the dnaJ gene encoding molecular chaperone DnaJ — protein MSTKRDYYEILGVDKGASEAEIKKAYRKKAMKFHPDRNKGDDDAEKKFKEASEAYEVLKDPDKKARYDQFGHQGVNGQGGFGGGADFDNMGFEDIFSRFGDIFGSGFFGEEAFGGGGGRGRSRSRREPGQPGSDMKIRMPLTLEEIAFGAEKKLKIKKQIKCDECSGTGAETDSDFETCSTCNGMGEVRQVTRTMLGQMVNVQACPTCAGEGRIIKNKCKKCSGEGRVKGEETIKVNIPSGVSNGNYITLRGQGNAGRRGGSAGSLIVLIEEKEHEHFDRDGNNIYYNLTLSIPDAVLGTEVQVPTLKGKAKLKIDAGTQPGKMLRMRGRGIKGLNNSGDGDQYVRLNVYMPENLSDKQKEAMKSFKDEDNFDPKNLDGSEKNFFSKMKDMFG, from the coding sequence ATGTCCACTAAAAGAGATTATTACGAGATATTAGGTGTAGATAAAGGTGCTTCGGAAGCTGAGATTAAAAAAGCTTACCGCAAAAAGGCCATGAAATTTCACCCCGATAGAAATAAGGGGGATGATGATGCCGAAAAGAAATTTAAAGAAGCATCAGAAGCATATGAAGTGCTGAAAGATCCCGATAAAAAAGCTCGTTATGACCAGTTTGGTCATCAAGGTGTTAATGGTCAGGGAGGTTTCGGTGGCGGAGCCGACTTCGACAATATGGGCTTTGAAGATATCTTCAGTCGATTTGGTGATATTTTCGGAAGTGGATTCTTTGGTGAAGAAGCTTTTGGAGGCGGGGGTGGCCGAGGCCGTTCACGTAGTCGCCGCGAGCCAGGACAGCCTGGTTCAGATATGAAGATCCGAATGCCGTTAACTCTGGAAGAAATTGCATTTGGAGCAGAGAAAAAGCTCAAGATCAAAAAACAGATTAAATGCGACGAATGTAGCGGAACCGGCGCTGAAACCGATTCAGATTTCGAAACTTGTTCTACATGTAACGGAATGGGTGAAGTTCGGCAAGTGACCCGAACCATGCTTGGCCAAATGGTGAATGTACAGGCTTGCCCAACGTGTGCGGGTGAAGGTCGCATCATCAAGAATAAGTGTAAGAAATGTAGTGGCGAAGGACGTGTGAAAGGAGAGGAAACCATTAAGGTGAATATCCCTTCAGGCGTCTCTAACGGGAATTATATAACCCTAAGAGGGCAAGGTAATGCCGGAAGACGTGGTGGCTCTGCAGGATCGCTGATTGTCCTTATTGAAGAGAAAGAGCACGAGCACTTTGACCGTGATGGTAATAATATTTATTACAACCTCACCTTGAGCATCCCAGATGCAGTTCTTGGAACTGAAGTTCAGGTTCCAACTCTGAAAGGAAAAGCCAAACTAAAAATTGATGCAGGTACACAACCTGGTAAAATGTTGCGAATGAGAGGGCGCGGAATCAAAGGACTCAATAATTCCGGAGACGGCGATCAGTATGTACGCCTAAATGTTTATATGCCCGAAAACCTTTCTGACAAGCAGAAGGAAGCGATGAAGTCTTTTAAAGATGAAGATAATTTCGACCCAAAAAACTTGGATGGAAGTGAGAAGAACTTCTTTTCTAAGATGAAAGATATGTTTGGGTAG
- a CDS encoding RNA-binding protein, with protein MNIYIGNLSYDVTSDQLREVFEAYGEVSSAKVITDRNSGRSKGFGFVEMDNKAAAEAAIEQLDGAEIDGRSVKVNEAKPRN; from the coding sequence ATGAATATTTATATAGGAAACTTGAGCTACGACGTAACAAGTGACCAACTTAGAGAAGTTTTTGAAGCTTATGGTGAAGTTAGTTCAGCCAAAGTTATTACTGACAGAAACTCAGGTCGTTCTAAAGGCTTTGGTTTTGTTGAAATGGACAATAAAGCTGCAGCAGAAGCTGCTATTGAACAACTTGATGGCGCCGAAATTGACGGCCGTTCTGTAAAAGTTAACGAGGCTAAACCTCGAAACTAA
- the grpE gene encoding nucleotide exchange factor GrpE, whose translation MSKEKISEEEISTQEEVAEEVQDTNTEEAASEEEKDERDSRIEELEQELANTKDGLLRKAAELDNVRKRVQRERVQLFEEAKAGALEDFMPISDDLLRTLKAAEESEIENSFLEGVQMVSDKFQNVLQKHGVERIDDTGVPFDVNLHDAMMKQPAPDEKTGSDVVLQVIENGYKIGNRTVRHAKVIVSE comes from the coding sequence ATGAGCAAAGAAAAGATTTCAGAAGAAGAAATTTCAACCCAAGAAGAGGTTGCTGAAGAAGTTCAGGATACAAATACTGAAGAAGCAGCTTCAGAAGAAGAAAAGGATGAACGGGATAGCAGAATTGAAGAGCTGGAGCAAGAGCTGGCTAATACAAAGGATGGCTTACTCCGGAAAGCAGCTGAGTTAGATAATGTGAGAAAGCGCGTACAGCGAGAACGCGTTCAGCTATTTGAGGAAGCTAAGGCCGGAGCACTAGAAGATTTCATGCCTATTAGTGATGACTTGCTAAGAACTCTGAAAGCTGCAGAAGAATCGGAGATAGAAAATAGCTTTCTGGAAGGGGTTCAGATGGTATCCGACAAATTTCAGAATGTACTTCAGAAACATGGAGTAGAGCGAATTGATGATACTGGCGTTCCCTTTGATGTTAATCTTCATGATGCAATGATGAAACAGCCGGCTCCGGATGAAAAGACAGGAAGTGATGTAGTGCTCCAGGTAATAGAGAATGGCTACAAGATTGGAAATAGAACAGTAAGACACGCTAAAGTAATTGTAAGCGAGTAA